The following coding sequences are from one Patescibacteria group bacterium window:
- a CDS encoding S41 family peptidase, giving the protein MTETPVQFPLPTPRRRRAGFWVFLVLALLLTGFVSGYGSAMQSFGGKTGVSALQERLGVQPANQAVLDKTLESIQQSYVQQPVDQSALFYGALSGIVDSLGDPYSSFFTPTEAKQFAADLNLSIEGIGAEIGFKEKNLAIIAPLPNSPAERAGLQPGDLLVSIDGQDVTALSLDEAVQRIRGKAGTKVVIIVVRNDAEKTFTVTREKITLDTVITKRLEPNLAYIRLVSFNDQTLPELDAAIQDILLKPPAGIILDVRSNPGGLLDAAIEVTGEFIGKEVVVRERDAKGEEQVERSTRSARFGDTPMVILVNGGSASASEIVAGALQDAKRATVVGTKTFGKGSVQTLETLPDGSQLKLTIARWYTPLGRTIDKAGIVPDVVVEIPEKAASGADAQLDRAVKILSEKP; this is encoded by the coding sequence ATGACTGAGACACCCGTCCAATTTCCGTTACCCACCCCACGCCGTCGGCGAGCGGGTTTTTGGGTTTTCCTTGTTTTGGCGTTACTCCTTACGGGTTTTGTGAGTGGGTATGGTTCAGCGATGCAGAGCTTTGGTGGAAAGACCGGCGTTTCGGCCTTGCAGGAACGGCTGGGCGTGCAACCGGCAAACCAGGCAGTGCTTGATAAAACCCTGGAGAGCATTCAGCAAAGCTACGTTCAGCAGCCAGTGGATCAGTCTGCGCTTTTCTACGGTGCGCTGTCTGGGATTGTCGACAGTCTGGGTGATCCATACTCATCATTTTTCACCCCAACTGAGGCCAAGCAGTTTGCAGCGGATTTGAACCTGAGCATTGAAGGTATTGGCGCGGAAATTGGTTTTAAAGAGAAGAATCTCGCCATAATTGCGCCACTTCCAAATTCTCCGGCCGAACGTGCCGGCTTACAGCCAGGTGATTTGCTGGTAAGTATTGATGGTCAGGATGTTACCGCTTTGAGCCTTGACGAAGCTGTGCAGCGTATTCGTGGGAAAGCTGGGACAAAAGTGGTTATCATTGTCGTTCGCAATGATGCAGAAAAAACGTTTACCGTTACCCGAGAGAAAATTACCTTGGATACAGTCATCACCAAGCGGCTGGAGCCCAATCTTGCATACATTCGTTTGGTCAGTTTTAACGATCAGACCCTACCAGAATTAGATGCCGCAATTCAGGATATCTTACTGAAGCCACCTGCGGGTATCATTCTGGATGTCCGGAGCAATCCCGGTGGCCTGCTGGACGCTGCCATTGAGGTTACTGGTGAGTTCATTGGGAAGGAAGTGGTGGTTCGGGAGCGTGATGCCAAAGGGGAAGAGCAGGTGGAACGTTCTACCCGCAGTGCCCGTTTTGGGGATACACCCATGGTGATCTTGGTGAATGGGGGCAGCGCCTCAGCCTCAGAAATTGTGGCCGGCGCCCTGCAAGACGCCAAGCGCGCAACCGTGGTTGGGACAAAGACCTTTGGCAAGGGAAGCGTGCAGACCCTGGAAACGTTGCCAGATGGTTCACAGTTGAAGTTAACCATTGCTCGCTGGTATACCCCTTTGGGTCGAACCATTGATAAGGCGGGCATTGTCCCGGATGTCGTGGTGGAAATCCCTGAAAAAGCAGCAAGTGGCGCTGATGCGCAGCTGGATCGGGCAGTGAAAATCTTGTCAGAAAAGCCATGA
- the murA gene encoding UDP-N-acetylglucosamine 1-carboxyvinyltransferase, with protein MPSFRITGGTPLTGRTRVAGAKNAATKLMVATLLTDEPCRIENCPQLGDTDITAELLQGIGAQVEWEGNTLHVHTPTIKNAEVRALSRKNRIPILAIAPLLHRGGHAEVPVLGGDKIGPRPVDFHLTALRDMGAKVEQTDTAYIADASRLHGATFRLPFPSVGATETVLFASVCANGHTRLENAAVEPEITELVMFLQKMGAIIHLGADRVIEIDGVQKLHGATHRVLTDRNEVVSFAAAAIGTGGDIFIEGAEHQHLISFLNVVRKIGAHYEVQPDGIRFWRQGALQPVSITTDTHPGFMTDWQQPMVTVLTQAEGVSHVHETIYEDRFGYTRDLCNMGADIGVSAECPVAECRFAGRHAQHYATITGSTPLHAATLEIPDIRAGIAHVIAALIAQGTSTVNGIEHLDRGYVQLEARLRQLGATITRND; from the coding sequence ATGCCTTCCTTTCGCATTACCGGCGGGACTCCTCTCACCGGTCGAACCCGTGTGGCCGGAGCCAAGAACGCTGCAACCAAACTTATGGTGGCAACGCTGTTGACCGATGAGCCATGTCGGATTGAAAATTGCCCGCAACTGGGGGACACGGACATTACGGCTGAGCTGCTGCAGGGCATTGGGGCGCAGGTTGAGTGGGAAGGGAATACCCTGCACGTCCACACCCCAACCATCAAAAATGCCGAGGTGCGGGCCTTGAGCCGGAAGAACCGGATTCCCATTTTAGCCATTGCCCCACTGCTGCACCGGGGTGGACATGCCGAAGTTCCGGTGTTGGGTGGAGATAAAATTGGCCCGCGTCCAGTTGACTTCCACCTGACTGCCTTACGGGACATGGGCGCAAAGGTGGAACAGACTGACACCGCATACATTGCTGATGCTTCGCGTTTACATGGGGCGACCTTTCGTTTGCCATTTCCCTCGGTTGGCGCAACGGAGACTGTGCTGTTCGCCTCAGTTTGCGCAAATGGGCATACGCGTTTGGAAAATGCAGCGGTGGAACCAGAGATTACCGAGCTGGTCATGTTTCTCCAAAAAATGGGAGCGATTATCCACCTGGGTGCAGACCGGGTGATTGAAATAGACGGGGTGCAGAAGCTCCATGGTGCCACGCACCGGGTGCTGACGGATCGGAATGAAGTTGTGTCGTTTGCTGCCGCAGCTATTGGTACGGGCGGGGATATTTTCATTGAAGGCGCAGAGCACCAGCATTTGATAAGCTTCCTTAATGTCGTTCGCAAAATCGGCGCGCACTACGAGGTGCAGCCAGATGGGATTCGCTTCTGGCGCCAAGGTGCACTGCAACCCGTGTCCATTACTACCGATACCCACCCAGGCTTCATGACTGATTGGCAGCAGCCAATGGTAACCGTCTTGACGCAAGCGGAAGGCGTTTCCCATGTGCACGAAACCATTTACGAAGATCGTTTTGGTTATACCCGGGACTTGTGCAATATGGGTGCAGATATTGGAGTTTCTGCTGAATGCCCAGTCGCAGAGTGTCGCTTTGCCGGTCGCCACGCACAGCACTACGCCACAATTACCGGTTCAACCCCGCTGCACGCAGCAACATTGGAAATCCCTGACATCCGTGCAGGTATTGCCCATGTTATAGCAGCACTCATTGCCCAAGGGACATCCACAGTGAATGGGATAGAACATCTTGATCGAGGGTACGTCCAACTTGAAGCTCGCCTCCGCCAATTAGGTGCAACCATTACCCGAAATGACTGA
- a CDS encoding PEGA domain-containing protein yields the protein MRLLHRRLLALTFICLFLVCAPLAVAYSRGFRFDPKSLDFYKTGAIVLSGKPKSVLIQVNAEPGRTKSLPTSIRNLRPGTYQLSLSAPGYEPWQQEVRVRDGEATILDPVQLFRTPAFETVRTAIGAGAKFAPQGGSVAWRQGSTLTITTPTTLVTCTSIPEGQTFVWDSQGQRLVVLGKDDTVLGTCSRQGVWKQIPVPPAAVRFASADGDTLLATTPTGLALLRGNTWVTATVKNLKQAVLNNGKSFSLVQTPTGFALLRLNDQLKTMSTQELPASIKTPKLFGDHQVLWISDATSNSSLWIRGEQASDVLTLPLLAHTAQRIPGTADVLFINAFSAMIGKADGASTTASRWITPVFGVTHLGRETVSIARADRLLIRHIPHNTVLDIPLEKGVAVSQTSTEGVLEFLLEDGKILRWVQLQVF from the coding sequence ATGCGGTTACTCCACCGTCGTCTCCTTGCCTTGACCTTCATCTGCCTGTTTCTGGTCTGCGCCCCTTTGGCCGTGGCCTACAGCCGTGGGTTTCGTTTTGATCCAAAATCTTTAGACTTTTACAAAACCGGAGCAATTGTCCTTAGCGGCAAACCCAAGTCTGTCCTCATTCAAGTCAATGCTGAGCCCGGGCGGACAAAATCCCTGCCGACGTCTATCCGGAATTTGCGTCCTGGTACGTACCAGCTCAGTCTTTCAGCTCCGGGATATGAACCGTGGCAGCAGGAAGTTCGGGTTCGTGATGGTGAAGCAACCATCCTTGACCCGGTGCAGCTGTTCCGAACACCTGCATTCGAAACTGTTCGCACAGCAATTGGCGCTGGAGCGAAGTTTGCCCCCCAGGGTGGAAGTGTGGCGTGGCGGCAGGGTTCGACACTGACAATTACAACGCCAACCACACTGGTCACCTGTACGAGCATTCCCGAAGGACAAACGTTTGTATGGGATAGCCAGGGACAGAGACTGGTGGTTTTGGGGAAAGACGATACTGTGCTTGGCACCTGCTCACGCCAAGGGGTATGGAAACAAATCCCCGTTCCACCCGCTGCTGTGCGCTTTGCGAGCGCAGATGGTGACACACTCCTTGCAACCACGCCAACCGGCCTAGCGCTGCTGCGTGGGAACACCTGGGTTACCGCAACAGTAAAAAACCTGAAGCAAGCGGTCTTGAACAATGGAAAAAGTTTTTCCCTGGTCCAAACCCCAACCGGTTTTGCTCTGCTTCGGCTGAATGACCAACTGAAAACCATGAGCACGCAGGAACTACCAGCGAGCATCAAAACCCCCAAACTCTTTGGGGATCACCAAGTGCTGTGGATTAGCGATGCAACTTCAAACTCTTCACTCTGGATCCGGGGTGAGCAGGCATCCGACGTCCTGACGCTGCCATTGCTGGCGCATACTGCCCAACGCATTCCGGGCACGGCTGATGTACTTTTCATCAATGCGTTTTCCGCGATGATTGGGAAGGCAGATGGTGCAAGTACCACGGCTTCCCGCTGGATTACCCCAGTCTTTGGCGTGACGCATCTGGGCAGGGAAACGGTAAGCATTGCGCGGGCTGACCGATTGCTCATCCGGCACATTCCACACAACACCGTGCTGGATATCCCCTTGGAAAAAGGTGTGGCTGTGAGCCAAACTTCAACTGAGGGTGTACTTGAGTTTCTACTGGAGGACGGCAAAATTCTCCGCTGGGTACAGCTCCAGGTTTTCTAA
- a CDS encoding glycosyltransferase family 39 protein, whose translation MQLSPSVKRILGIVAIWLGLFGVFSIPAWQTLQWPVFSSPDETANYSFAQQDKATSQTKIPTVLPGASRSVLNNGTALVPGSFVFFPHLLGFIGKVLGTFGMLMFGPALASTAMLAWWSLLKRSFGSAVAWWSTVILASFPTFWFYAGRGMWQNGVFTSLLILGLWCGQQTWRTRWWGSAMLTGLVWGTMLAIRPSEVSWVVPGLIVFALLSWKHIPWRMTLIAGAVALVPMLALFVFQKQTYGELAAVGYRANGAFSPAPIVQELNTFQQVKNVFFPFGTKPGVAWERLKVYAVGPLGYILIPGAVGIFWLGLQKWRDPTHRAVLGGSLVGGLLLVILYGNYKFVEFPAIREPVLDLSYLRYWLPLVPLAALGCGYALGKLQVKSQVTWRLSWVLGGAMLVVSTWLVLNDSTIGILHTWPRVAEAQAQSRWLVEQIPAGSVVLAGSRDKLVFPRRHAIGFDGTIPPGDEQYTNLPAGTRLFITLSNPDQQYLVSQRFPGRKQSSPLVGPNGITLVELSQ comes from the coding sequence ATGCAGCTTTCACCTTCAGTCAAACGTATCTTGGGGATAGTCGCCATCTGGCTTGGCTTGTTTGGGGTGTTCAGCATTCCAGCCTGGCAAACTCTGCAGTGGCCAGTCTTCAGTTCCCCGGATGAAACGGCAAACTACAGTTTTGCCCAACAGGACAAGGCTACCAGTCAAACGAAGATCCCAACAGTACTCCCTGGTGCATCTCGGAGTGTCCTGAATAACGGCACAGCGCTCGTCCCAGGAAGTTTCGTCTTCTTCCCACACCTGCTTGGATTCATTGGAAAAGTCTTGGGCACGTTTGGCATGCTCATGTTTGGACCCGCCTTAGCATCAACAGCAATGCTTGCTTGGTGGTCCTTACTTAAACGAAGTTTTGGCTCAGCGGTTGCGTGGTGGAGTACTGTTATTCTTGCCAGCTTCCCCACATTTTGGTTCTACGCCGGTCGGGGGATGTGGCAAAATGGCGTGTTCACCAGTCTGCTCATTCTGGGTTTGTGGTGCGGGCAGCAGACTTGGCGCACGCGGTGGTGGGGGAGTGCAATGCTTACGGGTTTGGTCTGGGGAACAATGCTGGCAATTCGTCCCAGCGAAGTCTCGTGGGTGGTTCCTGGTCTCATTGTTTTTGCCCTGCTCTCGTGGAAGCACATTCCGTGGCGCATGACGCTCATCGCCGGTGCGGTTGCTCTGGTGCCCATGCTTGCACTCTTCGTCTTCCAAAAGCAAACGTACGGTGAGCTGGCAGCGGTTGGGTACCGAGCCAACGGTGCTTTTTCGCCGGCGCCAATTGTGCAAGAACTCAACACGTTCCAGCAGGTGAAGAATGTCTTCTTTCCGTTTGGGACAAAACCTGGAGTGGCGTGGGAGCGGTTGAAAGTATACGCGGTTGGGCCGTTGGGGTACATCCTGATCCCTGGAGCAGTTGGCATTTTTTGGCTTGGACTCCAAAAGTGGAGAGACCCAACCCATCGAGCCGTGCTGGGTGGCTCGCTGGTGGGAGGGCTGCTCCTGGTTATTCTCTATGGGAACTACAAGTTTGTGGAGTTCCCGGCGATTCGTGAACCAGTGCTGGACTTGTCCTACCTTCGGTACTGGTTACCACTTGTTCCGCTTGCAGCGCTCGGGTGCGGGTATGCCTTAGGAAAGTTGCAGGTGAAAAGTCAGGTCACCTGGCGGTTGAGCTGGGTGCTGGGAGGAGCAATGCTTGTGGTTAGTACGTGGCTAGTGTTGAATGATTCAACCATTGGCATCCTCCACACGTGGCCGCGGGTGGCAGAAGCCCAAGCACAATCACGGTGGTTAGTGGAGCAGATTCCTGCTGGTTCGGTTGTGCTGGCTGGAAGCCGGGACAAACTGGTTTTCCCTCGCCGCCATGCAATTGGTTTTGATGGCACTATTCCACCTGGCGACGAACAGTATACGAATTTGCCAGCTGGTACTCGGTTGTTCATCACCCTTTCCAATCCTGACCAGCAATACTTGGTATCCCAGCGATTTCCTGGCAGAAAGCAAAGCAGCCCGTTGGTGGGACCCAATGGGATAACCTTGGTTGAACTTAGCCAGTAG
- the rfbD gene encoding dTDP-4-dehydrorhamnose reductase — protein MQKVIVTGAKGMLGQEIVRVFSENPGYNVVAWDMENLDITDGRSVTVKLTAAEPQIVINCAAYNNVDGAEVAPEKAKLLNATAVAHLATTCAELGATLVHFSTDYVFAGTKQGGYVESDTPDPVSVYGQSKADGELEAAKNPQHYVVRLSRLFGKPAKSENAKRSFVDVMLQLAKEQPTIEVVEAEFSSPTYAPDLAEATLHLVQSEAPFGIYHRTNAGACTWYTFAQEILRVAGRSVPVTPVPPEKYPRPAKRPGFSQLQTTKLPALRPWQEALADYLKGSGTA, from the coding sequence ATGCAAAAAGTAATTGTCACCGGTGCTAAAGGCATGCTAGGGCAAGAGATTGTCCGGGTGTTTTCAGAAAATCCAGGGTACAACGTGGTTGCCTGGGATATGGAGAATTTGGATATTACTGATGGCCGAAGTGTCACGGTCAAACTCACCGCAGCGGAGCCACAGATTGTCATTAACTGCGCGGCATACAACAATGTTGATGGCGCTGAAGTTGCTCCCGAGAAAGCAAAGTTACTCAATGCAACCGCGGTTGCACATCTCGCCACGACCTGTGCGGAACTTGGCGCAACTCTTGTTCATTTTTCTACAGACTACGTTTTTGCCGGGACAAAGCAGGGTGGGTATGTGGAAAGTGATACCCCAGATCCCGTGAGTGTTTACGGGCAGTCAAAAGCAGACGGCGAACTTGAGGCAGCAAAAAATCCACAGCATTACGTCGTCAGACTCTCACGACTTTTTGGCAAACCAGCGAAATCTGAAAATGCCAAACGGAGTTTTGTGGACGTTATGCTCCAGCTAGCCAAAGAGCAGCCAACTATTGAGGTAGTCGAAGCGGAATTTTCCAGCCCAACCTATGCACCTGACCTCGCGGAGGCGACGCTCCACCTTGTCCAATCTGAAGCACCTTTTGGGATATACCATCGGACGAATGCCGGGGCGTGCACCTGGTATACTTTTGCCCAGGAAATTCTCCGGGTGGCAGGGCGATCCGTGCCGGTGACGCCTGTCCCGCCCGAAAAGTACCCACGACCGGCAAAGCGGCCAGGGTTTTCCCAATTACAGACGACAAAGCTCCCTGCTCTGCGTCCGTGGCAGGAAGCACTTGCAGACTATTTGAAAGGCTCAGGCACCGCCTAG
- a CDS encoding nucleotidyl transferase AbiEii/AbiGii toxin family protein, with protein sequence MAIHPEVITARAYRLLATIGREPSLKAFYLAGGTALALQLGHRVSVDLDFFTPKHFSVPVLRKCLQSLGRYEPVLQEADTLIARVDGVKVSFFAYRYRLLFPFLKDQGVSLADRRDIACMKLDAISDRGSKKDFVDLYFLLQEYNLSKLFTLFSKKYSSVHFNTAHILKSLVYFEDAETEPMPRMLLPVPWKKIQAAIILAVRETAMVSLE encoded by the coding sequence ATGGCCATCCACCCGGAAGTCATTACTGCACGCGCCTACCGCCTTCTCGCAACGATAGGGCGCGAACCGTCCCTGAAGGCATTTTACCTGGCTGGGGGTACAGCCTTGGCATTGCAGCTAGGTCATCGTGTCTCGGTAGATTTAGACTTTTTTACCCCGAAGCATTTTTCTGTTCCGGTTCTGCGCAAGTGCCTGCAATCACTCGGCAGATACGAACCGGTGCTGCAGGAAGCTGACACTCTCATTGCTCGGGTTGATGGGGTAAAAGTAAGTTTTTTTGCGTATCGGTACAGGCTCCTTTTTCCATTTCTGAAAGATCAGGGAGTGTCCCTTGCTGATCGACGAGATATTGCCTGTATGAAGCTCGATGCCATCTCTGACCGTGGCAGCAAGAAAGATTTTGTTGATCTTTATTTTTTACTACAGGAGTACAATCTGTCGAAACTTTTTACCCTTTTCTCCAAAAAGTATTCCTCGGTCCATTTTAACACCGCTCATATACTGAAGAGCCTGGTCTACTTTGAGGATGCGGAAACAGAACCAATGCCGAGGATGCTCTTACCAGTACCTTGGAAAAAAATACAAGCGGCTATCATTCTAGCGGTGCGGGAGACAGCTATGGTAAGTTTGGAATAG
- the rfbB gene encoding dTDP-glucose 4,6-dehydratase, translated as MKLFVTGGAGFIGSNFIHYILREHPEDTVVNFDKLTYAGNLANLKDVENDPRYSFVQGDIADIEAVRKALPADCDAIVNFAADTHVDRSILDPEAFLKTDIFGTRVLLEVAKDRKLRRYVQISTDEVYGDIEPGQFSKETDKLHPSSPYSASKAAGDLMVLAYVRTYGIPAVITRCTNNLGPNQYPEKFIPLAITNLVEGKTVPVYGDGMQVRDWLHVEDHCRGIDLALRKGRIGEIYNFGANQNPEWPNVTILDAILKQLGKGEEMKAFVKDREGHDRRYAVDITKSTSELGWKPTWSLAEGLQATIQWYVDHPEWWKPLKSGEYLAYYKQQYEHRKQS; from the coding sequence ATGAAATTATTTGTGACAGGTGGTGCCGGGTTCATTGGCTCCAATTTCATCCATTACATTCTCCGCGAACATCCCGAAGATACGGTGGTGAATTTTGATAAGCTTACGTACGCCGGCAACTTGGCAAACCTGAAGGATGTGGAAAATGACCCACGGTATAGCTTTGTGCAAGGGGATATTGCGGACATTGAAGCAGTGCGAAAGGCTCTGCCAGCGGATTGTGACGCTATTGTAAACTTCGCAGCCGATACGCACGTGGACCGTTCCATACTCGATCCCGAAGCTTTCTTGAAAACTGATATTTTTGGCACCCGCGTACTCTTGGAAGTTGCGAAAGATCGGAAGCTCAGGCGGTATGTCCAAATTTCTACGGATGAAGTGTACGGCGACATTGAACCCGGGCAGTTTTCGAAAGAAACGGACAAGCTTCATCCATCCAGCCCCTACTCAGCCTCGAAAGCAGCGGGGGACTTGATGGTCCTGGCGTACGTTCGGACGTACGGGATTCCCGCGGTCATTACCCGTTGCACAAACAATCTTGGACCCAACCAGTACCCCGAGAAGTTTATCCCGCTCGCTATTACCAATCTCGTTGAGGGAAAAACTGTTCCTGTTTACGGCGATGGCATGCAAGTGCGCGACTGGCTTCACGTGGAAGACCACTGCCGAGGGATTGATCTTGCTTTACGAAAAGGTCGGATTGGGGAAATCTACAACTTTGGCGCGAACCAAAATCCCGAGTGGCCGAATGTGACGATCCTTGACGCAATTTTGAAGCAGCTTGGCAAAGGTGAAGAAATGAAAGCCTTTGTGAAGGACCGTGAGGGGCATGACCGGCGATACGCGGTGGACATTACTAAATCCACAAGTGAGTTAGGCTGGAAGCCAACCTGGAGCCTTGCAGAGGGTCTTCAAGCTACTATCCAATGGTACGTTGATCATCCAGAGTGGTGGAAACCCCTGAAGAGCGGAGAGTATTTGGCATACTACAAGCAGCAGTATGAGCATCGAAAACAGTCGTAA
- a CDS encoding dTDP-4-dehydrorhamnose 3,5-epimerase family protein, producing the protein MKILQGVIIKKLITHADDRGFFREVLRDDDKLLSNFGQTSVTVTYPGVIKAFHYHEKQDDLWYVASGMAQVVLYDTRKDSPTYKQTQVLYAGEQNPVLIKIPIGVVHGYRVLGDKPVMLFYHTTMSYDPKSPDEKRIPFDDPEIGFDWTTQNR; encoded by the coding sequence ATGAAAATACTTCAAGGAGTCATAATAAAAAAACTCATAACCCACGCGGATGATCGTGGCTTTTTTCGTGAAGTCCTGCGGGATGATGACAAATTGTTATCAAATTTTGGGCAAACGTCAGTTACCGTAACCTACCCAGGGGTTATAAAAGCTTTTCATTACCATGAAAAACAGGACGATCTTTGGTATGTGGCCAGCGGCATGGCGCAGGTTGTTCTCTACGATACGCGGAAAGACTCGCCGACGTACAAGCAAACGCAGGTTCTTTACGCGGGTGAGCAGAATCCTGTACTGATTAAAATCCCAATTGGCGTTGTCCATGGGTATCGGGTGCTAGGCGATAAGCCGGTCATGCTCTTCTACCACACTACTATGAGTTACGACCCCAAGAGCCCAGACGAAAAGCGCATTCCATTTGACGATCCAGAAATTGGTTTTGATTGGACAACCCAAAATCGATAG
- the gmd gene encoding GDP-mannose 4,6-dehydratase, with product MKKALITGITGQDGSYLAELLLEKGYEVHGLIRRASTFNTERLAGIYQDPHIPNRSLILHYGDLTDSSNLFRLIETISPDEIYNLGAQSHVRVSFDMPEYTGNVDALGTTRLLEAIRDTRIKTRIYQASSSEMFGKVQETPQKETTPFYPRSPYGVAKVYAYWITVNFRESYGLYACNGILFNHESPRRGETFVTRKVTRGLSRIKLGLDTMLYLGNLDAKRDWGYAKDYVEFMWKMLQQPKPKDYVIATGETHSVRQLIEEAGSHLGMRIIWQGKGLDEKGIDEVTGKTIIAIDPKYFRPAEVDLLIGDASKAKRELGWTPRTTFTELIKLMVESDYATEKKKKK from the coding sequence ATGAAAAAAGCACTCATTACAGGAATTACTGGTCAGGATGGCTCATACCTCGCTGAGCTCCTCCTCGAAAAGGGCTATGAAGTACATGGCCTCATCCGCCGAGCATCAACCTTCAATACCGAACGGCTAGCAGGTATCTACCAGGATCCACACATACCAAATCGGAGTCTCATTTTGCACTACGGTGATCTGACTGATTCCTCTAATCTGTTTCGGTTGATTGAAACAATTTCTCCAGACGAAATCTACAACCTTGGTGCACAAAGCCACGTGCGGGTCAGTTTTGACATGCCAGAGTACACGGGAAACGTAGACGCCCTGGGGACAACCCGATTACTCGAGGCAATCCGTGATACCCGAATCAAAACTCGTATCTACCAAGCATCGTCAAGTGAAATGTTCGGCAAGGTTCAGGAAACGCCACAAAAAGAAACGACACCCTTTTACCCAAGGAGTCCCTACGGCGTCGCGAAAGTGTACGCGTACTGGATAACCGTAAACTTTCGGGAAAGTTACGGATTATATGCGTGTAATGGTATTCTTTTCAACCATGAATCACCCCGCCGAGGCGAAACGTTCGTTACCCGCAAGGTTACACGCGGCCTTTCACGAATTAAACTAGGACTTGACACAATGCTCTACTTGGGGAATCTCGATGCGAAACGAGATTGGGGCTACGCGAAGGACTACGTAGAATTTATGTGGAAAATGCTCCAGCAGCCGAAACCTAAAGACTACGTCATAGCAACTGGAGAAACCCATAGTGTCCGACAGCTCATAGAAGAGGCAGGAAGCCATCTTGGGATGAGGATTATCTGGCAAGGGAAAGGGCTTGATGAGAAGGGTATCGACGAAGTCACGGGGAAAACCATCATCGCTATTGATCCAAAGTACTTCCGTCCAGCTGAGGTTGATCTCCTGATTGGCGACGCAAGTAAAGCGAAACGTGAATTGGGTTGGACACCACGAACGACATTTACAGAACTCATCAAGCTTATGGTCGAGTCGGACTACGCGACAGAGAAGAAAAAGAAGAAGTAG
- a CDS encoding GDP-L-fucose synthase — MEKDAKIFVAGHRGLVGSAIVRNLIAQGYTNLLLKTREELDLLQFDAVQTFFSTEKPNYVFLAAAKVGGIHANNTKGADFIYENLTLQNNVIKSAHDVHVKKLLFLGSSCIYPRDCPQPMKEEYFLTGKFEETNAPYAAAKIAGILMCRAFHKQYGDNFISIMPTNLYGPNDNFDLQTSHVFPALIRKFYEAKASNAPTITVWGTGKPRREFLHVDDLASAAIFLMNTYNDPEIVNIGTGVDVSIREFAELIKEVSKYPGEIVWDGSKPDGMPQKLLDVTKVNNLGWEANIKLRKGIVQTLDWYSEHVHA; from the coding sequence ATGGAGAAAGACGCAAAAATATTTGTAGCAGGGCACAGGGGCCTGGTTGGCTCTGCAATAGTTCGAAATTTAATAGCTCAAGGGTATACGAATCTACTTCTCAAGACTCGTGAGGAGCTTGATTTATTGCAATTTGACGCTGTCCAAACATTTTTCTCAACCGAAAAGCCAAACTACGTTTTTCTGGCAGCAGCAAAAGTCGGCGGCATCCACGCGAACAACACGAAAGGTGCGGACTTCATTTATGAGAACCTTACGCTCCAGAACAATGTCATAAAGTCTGCACATGACGTGCATGTGAAAAAACTCCTCTTCTTGGGCAGTAGCTGCATCTACCCGCGTGATTGCCCGCAACCAATGAAGGAAGAGTACTTCCTCACTGGAAAATTTGAAGAGACGAATGCACCATACGCAGCAGCAAAAATTGCCGGCATTCTCATGTGCCGGGCTTTTCACAAGCAATACGGTGACAACTTCATTTCCATTATGCCGACGAACCTGTATGGCCCGAATGACAATTTTGACCTCCAAACATCACACGTGTTCCCAGCACTCATCCGTAAATTCTATGAAGCAAAAGCCAGTAATGCGCCGACGATAACCGTATGGGGCACAGGGAAACCACGACGGGAGTTCCTGCATGTGGATGACCTTGCATCAGCCGCAATCTTCCTTATGAACACGTACAACGACCCTGAAATTGTAAACATTGGAACTGGCGTAGACGTCAGTATCCGAGAATTTGCCGAACTTATAAAAGAGGTGAGCAAGTACCCTGGCGAAATTGTATGGGATGGCTCAAAGCCGGATGGTATGCCGCAGAAACTTCTTGACGTAACAAAGGTGAATAATTTAGGTTGGGAGGCGAATATCAAATTACGCAAAGGTATCGTACAAACTCTTGACTGGTACAGCGAACACGTACATGCCTGA